One genomic window of Phoenix dactylifera cultivar Barhee BC4 chromosome 6, palm_55x_up_171113_PBpolish2nd_filt_p, whole genome shotgun sequence includes the following:
- the LOC103709244 gene encoding UDP-glycosyltransferase 83A1-like, whose product MGLPHALVLPYPAQGHVIPLLELSYCLIDDDFKITFVNTEYNHKCVLANLSKKESEMKGINLVAVPDGLDPEEDRKDLGRLNDACQKTMPTCLEELIRRTNESGDDKITCMIIDVSMAWALEIAKKMGLRAAAFWPASAGILAPTLSIPKLIEDGVIDPEGIPKQQMFQLDPDMPPMNSNHLVWTCFSDPELRQKLFNYIENTIRAIEIAEHIICNSFKEIELPAFTYAPNIIPVGPLLTGERFGKPIGHFWPEDATCMAWLDVQPANSVIYVAFGSLTIINQIQFQELALGLELSGRTFLWVVRPDLTSETSDAYPEGFRDRVMTKGRMVGWAPQQKVLAHPSIACFISHCGWNSTLEGIRNGVPFLCWPYFADQFLNQSYICDVWRIGLQMTANKSGIITKEHIKSRVEELLGDETMRARAIEMKEMANRSVIKGGSSFENLKSFADAMKQ is encoded by the exons ATGGGCTTGCCACATGCACTCGTCCTACCATACCCGGCACAAGGCCATGTCATCCCCCTACTGGAGCTCTCTTACTGCTTGATCGATGATGATTTCAAGATCACATTTGTCAATACTGAATATAACCATAAGTGTGTTCTTGCCAACCTGTCCAAGaaggaaagtgaaatgaagGGAATAAATTTGGTTGCAGTACCAGATGGATTGGATCCTGAAGAAGACCGCAAAGATCTTGGGAGGCTTAATGATGCTTGTCAAAAGACCATGCCTACATGTTTGGAGGAATTGATACGAAGGACTAACGAGTCAGGAGATGACAAGATCACATGTATGATAATCGACGTTAGCATGGCATGGGCTCTTGAGATTGCTAAGAAGATGGGACTTCGGGCAGCTGCATTCTGGCCAGCATCGGCCGGGATATTGGCACCAACGTTGAGCATTCCCAAGTTAATTGAGGATGGTGTCATTGATCCAGAGG GAATACCAAAGCAACAGATGTTCCAACTGGACCCAGACATGCCACCCATGAACTCAAATCATTTAGTGTGGACTTGCTTTAGTGACCCCGAATTACGACAAAAGCTTTTCAACTACATAGAGAACACTATTCGAGCAATCGAGATTGCTGAACACATAATTTGCAACTCATTTAAGGAGATTGAGCTTCCAGCATTCACCTATGCCCCAAATATAATTCCTGTGGGACCATTACTGACAGGTGAGCGGTTTGGAAAGCCTATTGGTCACTTCTGGCCTGAGGATGCAACTTGCATGGCTTGGCTCGACGTGCAGCCAGCCAACTCAGTCATCTATGTGGCCTTTGGGAGCTTAACCATCATTAACCAAATCCAATTCCAAGAACTTGCTCTTGGGCTTGAGCTCTCAGGAAGAACATTTTTGTGGGTAGTGAGGCCAGACCTAACCAGTGAGACAAGTGATGCCTATCCAGAAGGCTTTAGAGACCGAGTTATGACAAAGGGAAGGATGGTGGGTTGGGCACCTCAACAGAAGGTTTTGGCTCACCCTTCTATCGCTTGTTTCATATCCCATTGTGGCTGGAATTCAACACTGGAAGGGATAAGGAATGGAGTGCCTTTCTTGTGTTGGCCTTACTTCGCTGACCAATTCCTCAACCAGAGCTACATTTGCGATGTTTGGAGGATTGGTTTGCAGATGACAGCTAATAAGAGTGGGATCATAACAAAGGAACATATCAAGTCAAGAGTGGAAGAATTGCTTG
- the LOC103709241 gene encoding 40S ribosomal protein S15a — protein MVRVSVLNDALKSMYNAEKRGKRQVLIRPSSKVIIKFLLVMQKHGYIGEFEYVDDHRAGKIVVELNGRLNKCGVISPRFDVGVKEIEPWTARLLPSRQFGYIVLTTSAGIMDHEEARRKNVGGKVLGFFY, from the exons ATGGTAAGAGTCAGCGTCTTGAATGATGCTCTTAAGAGCATGTACAATGCCGAGAAGCGTGGAAAGAGGCAGGTCTTAATTAGACCTTCTTCAAAAGTGATCATCAAGTTCCTTCTGGTCATGCAGAAGCATG GATACATCGGTGAGTTTGAATATGTAGATGACCACCGAGCTGGCAAAATAGTGGTTGAGCTGAATGGGAGATTGAACAAATGTGGTGTTATTAGTCCTCGCTTTGATGTGGGCGTTAAAGAAATCGAGCCCTGGACTGCAAGACTACTTCCATCACGGCAG TTTGGTTACATCGTGCTCACAACATCTGCGGGCATTATGGACCATGAAGAAGCTAGGAGGAAGAACGTTGGTGGAAAAGTGCTTGGCTTTTTTTACTAG